From a region of the Neisseria subflava genome:
- the argF gene encoding ornithine carbamoyltransferase, with translation MSLKNRHFLKLLDFTPEEITTYLDLAAELKAAKKAGREVQRMKGKNIALIFEKTSTRTRCAFEVATRDQGAGVTYLEPSASQIGHKESIKDTARVLGRMFDGIEYRGFGQNVVEELAKYADVPVFNGLTNEFHPTQMLADALTMREHSYKPLNQIAFAYVGDARYNMANSLLVLAAKLGMDVRIGAPKSLWPSENIIETVQAVAKETGGRILLTENVKEAVKGVDFIHTDVWVSMGEPKEAWQERIDLLKGYRVTPELMAAAENPQVKFMHCLPAFHNRETKVGEWIYETFGLNGVEVTEEVFESEASIVFDQAENRMHTIKAVMVAALGD, from the coding sequence ATGAGCCTGAAAAACCGCCATTTTTTAAAACTTTTGGATTTTACGCCGGAAGAAATCACCACCTATCTCGACCTTGCCGCCGAATTGAAGGCCGCTAAAAAAGCAGGGCGCGAAGTGCAGCGGATGAAGGGAAAAAACATCGCCCTGATTTTCGAGAAAACATCGACCCGTACCCGTTGCGCGTTTGAAGTGGCCACACGCGACCAAGGGGCAGGGGTAACTTATCTGGAGCCGTCTGCCAGCCAAATCGGGCATAAGGAAAGCATTAAGGATACGGCGCGTGTTTTAGGGCGGATGTTTGACGGTATCGAGTATCGCGGCTTTGGACAGAATGTAGTGGAAGAACTGGCCAAATATGCAGACGTGCCTGTGTTCAACGGTTTGACCAATGAGTTCCACCCGACTCAAATGCTCGCTGATGCGCTGACGATGCGCGAGCATAGCTACAAGCCTTTGAACCAAATTGCGTTTGCCTATGTCGGCGATGCGCGTTACAACATGGCCAATTCGTTGCTGGTGTTGGCTGCGAAACTGGGCATGGATGTGCGTATCGGTGCGCCGAAAAGTTTGTGGCCGTCTGAAAACATTATCGAGACGGTGCAGGCTGTTGCCAAAGAGACCGGTGGACGGATTCTGTTGACGGAGAATGTGAAAGAAGCCGTGAAAGGCGTGGATTTTATCCATACCGATGTGTGGGTCAGCATGGGTGAGCCTAAAGAGGCTTGGCAGGAACGTATTGATTTGCTGAAAGGTTACCGCGTTACCCCAGAATTGATGGCAGCGGCGGAAAATCCGCAAGTCAAGTTTATGCATTGCCTGCCTGCTTTCCATAATCGCGAAACCAAAGTCGGCGAATGGATTTATGAGACATTCGGCCTGAATGGCGTGGAAGTAACGGAAGAAGTTTTTGAAAGCGAAGCCAGCATTGTGTTTGATCAGGCAGAAAACCGGATGCATACGATTAAAGCGGTGATGGTAGCGGCATTGGGCGATTGA
- a CDS encoding methylated-DNA--[protein]-cysteine S-methyltransferase, with amino-acid sequence MITLPSLNDLPSRWNEIREQLETDFPATLEALLHECLTEHEAKQFEQDFIDCIGCAPEEYVRIRRAIRLLETRYPDSPNELTAATVATPLGEMLAVFGSKGLCLLEFVGQKHMEQEIMAVQKALRGQFIFQENEQTQLLRQELDLYFQGRLKVFATHLETIGTAFQQRVWKALLTIPYGETRSYKEQAQQLGNPKAIRAVAAANGQNKVSILIPCHRVIGSDGKLTGYAGGLNRKQSLLALERGEVQTALF; translated from the coding sequence ATGATTACTCTGCCTTCTTTAAACGACCTTCCATCAAGGTGGAATGAAATCCGAGAGCAATTGGAAACTGACTTTCCCGCTACTCTCGAAGCCTTGCTGCACGAGTGTCTTACTGAACACGAAGCCAAGCAGTTCGAGCAGGATTTTATTGACTGTATTGGTTGTGCGCCTGAAGAATATGTCCGTATCCGCCGAGCTATCCGACTGTTGGAAACGCGTTATCCTGATAGCCCGAACGAACTGACTGCGGCTACGGTTGCCACGCCGTTGGGCGAGATGTTGGCGGTGTTCGGCAGCAAGGGTTTGTGTCTGCTGGAATTTGTCGGGCAAAAACATATGGAACAGGAAATAATGGCTGTCCAAAAAGCTTTGCGCGGGCAGTTTATTTTCCAAGAAAATGAGCAAACGCAACTTTTGCGCCAAGAATTGGATTTATACTTTCAAGGCCGTCTGAAAGTTTTTGCGACGCATTTGGAAACGATAGGCACGGCCTTTCAGCAGCGGGTGTGGAAGGCACTGCTGACCATTCCTTACGGCGAAACGCGCAGCTACAAGGAGCAGGCGCAACAGTTGGGTAATCCCAAAGCCATTCGCGCCGTTGCCGCTGCAAACGGGCAGAACAAGGTGTCTATCCTGATTCCCTGCCACCGCGTTATCGGCAGCGACGGCAAGCTGACCGGCTACGCAGGTGGTTTGAACCGCAAACAATCGTTGCTTGCCTTGGAGCGAGGCGAGGTTCAGACGGCCTTGTTTTGA